The Nitrospirota bacterium DNA window GCGCTGATCGAAAGATTGCGTCGGCGGACATACCAGAGCAATCCGGTCCCGGCATCAGCCGCCAGTTGGACCGCCTCCCGCCATGCCGCATCTTGTATGTTGCCCACGGGCGCAGGCGGCAGTATCACACGCGGTAACCGCAGACCCTGCAACAACTCGAGCGGCGAACGCTTGGCCACCAGACCCGGCGCCGCCAATTTGAACGGCCGACGAATCGCCGTCAAACGCGCCTTCAGCTCATCCAACTTGGTGCGATCCACCGGGACCAGAATCAGCACTGATGTCGAATCCTGTTCCTTCTCGCCAAGCGTCAGGTCGATCGGCGGCATCGTGAGACTTTCATCCAGCAACACCGGCACTTCATCGTCCGGAATGACCGACAGCTCCACCTCGATTTCCGGCGGAAAGTAGATTTGCGAAAAATCGGCTACATCGATGGATGCCACGGGAAGATGTCCCACGGGGGGTAATGCCAGAAAATGATCCGCCGCCGCGAAACGCTGTCCACGTGTACCGCGATCCCGCAACACATCTTGCAGCTGTGTTTCATACTGTTGCACCTGCGCGTACCGCAACGCTTTGGTCCCCAACCCCAGGCCCAACACTTCGCCCTGCCAGACGGCCAACTCCCGCCGCACAAGAAACGGGTCGAGCCATTGGACGATATTCCGGTCGACCGCAACCATGGCCAAGGGCAGGACGCCGGCCGGTAAACCGCGAGTCGCCCGTTCAACAAATACTTGATGTGCGACGCGCGCGCGCCGGCGATTCCACTCGCTGTGATCCCCTTCGTCGGGAAACGGAATCAATGTCGCCGCCGTCGCCTCAATGATCTCCCCATCCTCCACGGAGCGGGGCCCCGTGATGGAGGTGGGATAGGAGGCTATTGGATTGGCGGTAAATTCGACCGGCCTCAAGGCCAGGACAAAGAGCCCGGATCGGCTTCTCGCCGGATCGAGCGGGCGGACACTCAACCCCAACGCGGCATTGAGGCGTTGTGTTGAAGGAATATCCGCGAAATCCAAGGTCAGCCGCGCCGGAACCGATACGATCTCGCCGCTGGGCGTCACACCAAGCCCCGCCTCAATGTGGAGAGAGGTCGCGGTCCCGCCTTCCTCCACCATCAGCCCGTTGACGACACCAGCCCCCATGGAGCGGCCCAAATCGGCCTGTCTGGTTAAGAAATAGTTTTGGTCGCGCGTCAGATCCCGCGCAGTGAGAAACCGCCCATCGAAGTACTTGGGCCGACGCCGGCGCGTGTCCACAAAGAGCGTGTTCGATGCGAGCAACCGCTCCCGCTCGTCTGAACCGATGACTTCCCGCCGCGATCCTTTGCCTGCGTCAAACATGTCGTTCCTCCCCCGCCCACCGTCCAGGATTAAACACGATCGGGCGGATATTATTATCCACGCTCACCGCGGCCCCGTCGGTCCGCTCCGGTCTGGCGGCGGCAGAGGCCTGCGTCGCCGGCAGCACCAAACGCGCCAACAACAGCGCCGTCGTATCGTGCCCCGCCGCATGCTCCACCATCGGCGCCAATTGCCCGTCGAGCTCCTGCCATTGCGTCCCTTCCCGCCAGGCGTCGAACACCGTCTGGCGAATCGTGCCCGCCCGCAACACCGGATCGGCAATCCCCGAGACGTCCGGCCATTGATTGGCCGGCAGTGGCGGGTCGGTTTCCTTCCGAATCACGAGTGTCACAACATAGCCGTCTCGAATCCGCGACGGCACGACCGGATCCAGCGCCTCATAGGGCCCCGAGGCAAATGCCGGAGTTTTTCCCCGTTCACAGGCCACAAACGCCAAAAACACATCCACCACCACGCCGTTGAACGAGCCGCCATGAAACCCCTGAGCCAGATCGTCGCTGGCTTGCGCCTCGTACCATCGATTCAACCGGAGGCAGGCCGTTCGCGGCAGTTCGATCAATCGTCCCAATCGATCGATCGCCAATCCCGGCTCAACCCTGATTCGCTCGGGGCGCCCTTCCGGCACCAACGGATCATCGCCAGGCAGCAAGGCCGGCTCCCACGCCACACGCAATCCCGCAACCGTCCCGCTGCCATACAGATAGGCCAGGGCCCGCGCTAACCGTCCGCGGTGATAGGTCTGCTCGTCGAGAAAATCCTCGGCATCGAGCAGCACCCCGGTGGCATACCAAAGCCGATCCTGGGACTCGCCTTGAGATTGCGCCTTTGCCAGGGGATCCAATTCGAGACTCATTACGTTCCTCCTCTTCGTGGACGTTTCGAACCTTGCGGTTTCGTTGCCCCGCGTGGCCCACGAACCGGTCGTACGGGACTGGGACCAATCGTGCCAATCGGCCTGACCGGATCGACCGGGGTCACCGGCCTGATCGGAAGCACTGGATCGATCGGACCGATCGGGCCTACCGGTCCAATCGGCAGACGGACCACCGTCACCGTCTGCACATCCGGCGCACTCTGATTTCCCTGCGCATCGACAACCACCAGCTGAAATCGATGGGTTCCCACGGACAAACCGGGATCCACATCGATAAAGGGTTGATCGGTCGTGATCGGTCGACCGGGGACAAACGTCGCCACAGATGACTCCTATTCGACCAACGTCCAGATGAACCGCGCCACTTGTCCCGGAGCGGGATCGGAGGATCGTTGCCCGCTCATCCGGAACGGCCGACCGAAAGGAACGGTTTTCGGCGCATCCAGGACTGCCGTAGGATTGTCTTCGTCACGCACGATGATCTCCACCCGATCCGGAGTCGAACGGTTGCCGGAATCGTCGACGACCTCCAACTGAAATATGTGTCGCCCGACAGACAACGGCCGGTTCGGCGTCACATCGACCGAAATCACATTCTCCGCCGTCTCAATGGGTACACCCGCCTCAAAAATCGCCATGGTCTGTTCCTTTCATGTAAATGAACCGCTGCCGTTCTTGTTATGCCAACCATTCCCATACGTATTGAGCGAGGCGGCGGCCCTCAGCCGCCTGCGACGCGCTTGCATCTAGCTGAAACGAACGTCCAAACCCGACGGTTTGATCGATACCAGCTTCGGCTACCGGCGCCTGTAGACTCGGAGTCGGCGCGACCTCTACTACGGTTTCCATTCGAGGATCGAGACTCGGACTATGCACCAATACATCGCGCCGCCCCAATCGAGAACGCCCGACACGCACGGGACGAATCGGCTGGGTTGAACCGAGATAGGTATCGACACCGACCAACGAAGCCGCGCCGACGAGGAAAGGCTCCGACGCCGTCACCACTCGCACCGCAACATGCGCAGGCGACTCCAAGTTCACCACACGCTTGACCAGCCCCAGGTCTTGCGGATCGACCTCTTGATGCACCATTACTGTCACACGAAAGGCCAATCGATCGAGAAACGCCTCCACCGCCCGTTCTTCCCTCGCCGTCACATCCAGTTCGTCGGAAAAGAGCGCCAGAAACTCTCGGCGCTCCTCCTGTCCGAGAAACAATGAATCGCCCACCAGCGAATTCCCGCTGACGACCAACCCGCCCAAAAGCGGGTCCTCTTCGTCCGCAAAATCACCGCCCAAAATCGTCCCCATGGTTCGACGTAGCCGGTGGTCTTCCAGCACCACGATTTCGCCACTCGTCACCGCGCCACCGGTCGCCACATTGAGGGCCATCGTGAGGCCGTCGAGTGTTCCGCGTGTGCGATATAACTCCGGGGCCAACGCAATATGCTGCCGGCGGCGATCTTTGGGATAGGCCGAGTCGAACGCGACCCCGATCCAGCTGCCCAACCATTCCAGGGCTTCGTTCGGCGTCGTCCGAGGGTCCGTCAATAGATAAGCCGATGCAATGCGATCTTCGATGGGCGTCAGCACCCCTTCCATGTTGTCGAGGAATCGCTCCAGGAAATCAGACGGCGTCGCCGGCTCCCCAATCCGAAGTACGGCCTCCGCATCATCTCCAAACCGCGTCTCACGATAGAGTTCCGGCAAATATCGGTCGCGATAGGAAAACCGGGACGCATAGGCACGCACCGCAGCCACTTCAGGCGTCGCCCTTCCATTCCCGCTGAGCGCGACGCGGACCCACAGATACCGCCCTTTCAGCTGGGTCACGGCTCGATTGGCGCGCTGAATCAAGACGGTGAACAGCCCCGCCCGATCCCGCACCAAGGGGCAATTGAGCAGGCCGGGGTAAAACGGCACCTCCGACGCACTGGAGACCCAGGCTCCTTGCGGAACCCGCCCCTGTCGTCCTGTCACGCCCCCAAAGCCATGGGGATGCCAATCCTCTTCAGATGTGGGAGGCACGGCTTCGTCACTGGCCGCCACGGTAATCACCACCGCGCAATCGGCTGGAATTTCCGCTTCCACGTAAAGCCGATGCCAGAGGGTCTGTGAAGACCCGCTGTCCATCAGCGAGGCATTGCCGGCTTCTCCAAGCGTCGCAAAGGATGGGAGCGAGATGGGATATAAGCCTGCCGCCCCATCTACAGTCGGATAGTGAGGCGGGTCGCTGAGCCCCTGCAGGAACGGTCCGCCACTGTGATCGGTTAAGGGATAGAGATCCCCGACTGGCTCAGCCACGATATCGGACATGTCCGGGGTTGCGTCCGTCGGCATGGGATAGACTAAGGCTTCGTCGGGCAACCCGATCACCAGCACCGCAAGGCGGTCGAGTCCAACCCAGGCCACACTGTAGGGACGGCGAGCACCTTGCAGCGTAATCGCAGCACCACGCCACCCGGTGAGGTCCAACAATCGGACGCGGGCCTCTCTCCCCGAAGCCCAGATCAAGACCGCCACCACACCGTCGGCGCGGCAAGCCAACGCCACCGGCTGTTCGTCAGGCGCAAATACGACTGAGGCCGCGTCGAACAAATGCGGAGGATGCGGATTTTCCGCACAGGGCCTCACGGTATCCGGTGCATAGGGAGCGGAGGGACGGTCCGGAAAGGGCAAACCCTTGACGCGGCCGATTCGGCGTCGAATACGGTCTAAGACCCACACACCTCCCGAAGGATCCGCCGCCAGCCGCCACGCAACGCCTTCGGCCGACTCCAACGACTGCGGTGCCCAGCGAGCACGCGTGTCGTGCAGCAGAATGCGATGGCCCAACGCCACATACAACACGTCGTCGTAGCCCATCGCCACGTCAGAGGGAACTTGTCCGGTTGGAATCGGCACGATCGGAAACTGTCCAGGTCCTGCTCCGGAGGCGACTACCGCTTGCGCCGACGCATCCCACGAGGCGCGCATCCCGAATCGGTCCATCGTCTCCGGGACAGACTCCAAGCGAGACAAGGCTTGCGCCTCAACGACGGCTGCTTCCGCATCGCCGACGACGGCCATCGCCCGTCGCCCGGCAAGCCGAAGCCGCCGGCGAACCGGGTCATAGCCAAGCGCCGGCGGATCCCCCTCGATCCGCCATTGTGACGCATCGGCCAACAACCACTGTTTGAGCCCATTGGCATCCATTCCGAACGCCTCACGTTTCTCGCAAATTGCGACAGGTCAACACAAGTCAGGAACGACCGGCACGGCAATGCCCGTCTGATCGGAAAACGGATTCGGCACACCCCGCAGATCATCCGGCGCCTCATCACCCACCACCACCACCACGCTCAATAATTCCGGCAATTGCCAGGCCTGCAGCGGCATCTGCACCGTCCCCTCTGCCGTCACACGCGGG harbors:
- a CDS encoding phage tail protein, coding for MDANGLKQWLLADASQWRIEGDPPALGYDPVRRRLRLAGRRAMAVVGDAEAAVVEAQALSRLESVPETMDRFGMRASWDASAQAVVASGAGPGQFPIVPIPTGQVPSDVAMGYDDVLYVALGHRILLHDTRARWAPQSLESAEGVAWRLAADPSGGVWVLDRIRRRIGRVKGLPFPDRPSAPYAPDTVRPCAENPHPPHLFDAASVVFAPDEQPVALACRADGVVAVLIWASGREARVRLLDLTGWRGAAITLQGARRPYSVAWVGLDRLAVLVIGLPDEALVYPMPTDATPDMSDIVAEPVGDLYPLTDHSGGPFLQGLSDPPHYPTVDGAAGLYPISLPSFATLGEAGNASLMDSGSSQTLWHRLYVEAEIPADCAVVITVAASDEAVPPTSEEDWHPHGFGGVTGRQGRVPQGAWVSSASEVPFYPGLLNCPLVRDRAGLFTVLIQRANRAVTQLKGRYLWVRVALSGNGRATPEVAAVRAYASRFSYRDRYLPELYRETRFGDDAEAVLRIGEPATPSDFLERFLDNMEGVLTPIEDRIASAYLLTDPRTTPNEALEWLGSWIGVAFDSAYPKDRRRQHIALAPELYRTRGTLDGLTMALNVATGGAVTSGEIVVLEDHRLRRTMGTILGGDFADEEDPLLGGLVVSGNSLVGDSLFLGQEERREFLALFSDELDVTAREERAVEAFLDRLAFRVTVMVHQEVDPQDLGLVKRVVNLESPAHVAVRVVTASEPFLVGAASLVGVDTYLGSTQPIRPVRVGRSRLGRRDVLVHSPSLDPRMETVVEVAPTPSLQAPVAEAGIDQTVGFGRSFQLDASASQAAEGRRLAQYVWEWLA